In Zea mays cultivar B73 chromosome 7, Zm-B73-REFERENCE-NAM-5.0, whole genome shotgun sequence, the following proteins share a genomic window:
- the LOC103633498 gene encoding probable carboxylesterase 18 — protein sequence MGSSSSKNPSHMSSLPWMVRIQAAAFQVAQRRDGSIWRPLLFLGDLKTAASRATPSPDTSEVRSTDITIDVSRGLWARVFCPTAIADDAPAPLPVFVYFHGGGFMLFSASFGPYDTFCRRLCRKLRAVVVSVNYRLAPEHRFPAAYDDGVATLRYLDETPTPLLADIVPAPVDLASCFLIGDSSGGNMVHHVAQRWASMSSATSLQPPLRIRRLRLAGAVLIQPFFGGEERTEAEVRLDKACRILSVARADRYWREFLPEGASRDHPAARVCGEGVELADTFPPAMVVTGGIDLLKDWHARYVETLRGKGKLVRVVDYPDAFHGFYVFPELADSGKLIEDIKLFVDDHRTKASGSD from the coding sequence ATGGGCAGCTCCAGCTCCAAGAACCCCAGCCACATGTCGTCCCTGCCGTGGATGGTGCGCATCCAGGCAGCAGCCTTCCAGGTGGCACAACGTAGGGACGGCAGTATATGGCGCCCTCTTCTCTTCCTCGGCGACCTCAAGACAGCCGCCAGCCGCGCCACGCCCAGCCCGGACACCTCGGAGGTACGATCCACCGATATCACGATTGACGTCTCCCGCGGCCTCTGGGCACGCGTGTTCTGCCCCACGGCGATCGCTGACGATGCTCCAGCCCCGCTCCCCGTCTTTGTCTACTTCCATGGCGGCGGGTTCATGCTCTTCTCCGCGTCGTTCGGCCCCTATGACACCTTCTGCCGCCGTCTCTGCCGGAAGCTCCGGGCCGTCGTCGTGTCCGTGAACTACCGCCTCGCCCCCGAGCATCGTTTCCCGGCAGCATACGACGACGGCGTCGCCACACTCCGCTACCTGGACGAGACCCCGACCCCACTGCTGGCCGACATCGTACCGGCCCCTGTCGACCTCGCTAGCTGCTTCCTGATCGGCGATAGCTCGGGGGGCAACATGGTTCACCACGTCGCCCAGCGTTGGGCGTCCATGTCGTCGGCGACGTCGTTACAGCCTCCACTGCGCATCCGCCGCCTCCGCCTGGCCGGTGCCGTCCTCATACAACCGTTCTTCGGCGGGGAGGAGCGCACGGAGGCCGAGGTAAGGCTGGACAAGGCGTGCCGCATATTGTCGGTGGCTCGTGCGGATCGCTACTGGAGGGAGTTCTTGCCCGAGGGAGCCAGCCGAGACCACCCGGCGGCGCGCGTGTGCGGGGAAGGTGTTGAGCTCGCAGACACGTTCCCGCCGGCGATGGTGGTGACCGGTGGGATCGACCTACTCAAGGACTGGCACGCAAGGTACGTGGAGACGTTGCGTGGGAAGGGGAAGCTGGTCAGGGTGGTCGACTACCCGGACGCCTTCCATGGCTTCTACGTGTTCCCGGAGCTCGCTGATTCCGGCAAACTAATCGAGGACATTAAGCTGTTCGTCGACGATCATAGGACTAAGGCCTCTGGTTCCGACTAG